From Streptomyces sp. TLI_053, a single genomic window includes:
- a CDS encoding beta-ketoacyl-[acyl-carrier-protein] synthase family protein has protein sequence MTASPSTGDRRVVVTGIGVVAPGGTTRETFWELITSGRTATRRISAFDPSAFRSQIAAEADFDPVAAGLTPLELRRADRYVQFALAASQEAVLDAGLELDERTREATGVVLGSAVGGTIVLEDEFVVASDSGRNWLVDPDVTSPFLYQGLIPSSLAADVAVRHGAHGPAVVVSTGCTSGIDAIGHAYQLLVDGEAEVMITGASDSPISPVTVASFDAIKATTPDNDDPAHASRPFDRDRHGFVLGEGCAVLVLEELEHARRRGARIYCEVVGYANRGNAFHMTGLRPDGLEMSEAITETLRQSRLNPEDIGYISAHGSGTRQNDRHETGAFKRSLGHAAYGVPISSIKSMVGHSLGAIGAIEMAACALAVDRGVVPPTANWQNRDPECDLDYTPNTAREVRVGAALSVGSGFGGFQSAMLFAKLGRGR, from the coding sequence ATGACCGCTTCCCCGTCCACGGGTGACCGCCGCGTCGTGGTCACCGGGATCGGCGTGGTGGCCCCCGGCGGCACCACCCGCGAGACCTTCTGGGAACTGATCACCTCGGGCCGCACCGCGACCCGTCGGATCTCCGCCTTCGACCCCTCGGCGTTCCGCTCGCAGATCGCCGCCGAGGCCGACTTCGACCCCGTCGCCGCCGGCCTCACCCCGCTCGAGCTGCGCCGGGCCGACCGCTACGTGCAGTTCGCGCTGGCCGCCTCCCAGGAGGCGGTGCTCGACGCCGGTCTCGAGCTCGACGAGCGCACCCGGGAAGCCACCGGTGTGGTGCTCGGCTCGGCGGTCGGCGGCACCATCGTCCTGGAGGACGAGTTCGTCGTCGCCAGTGACTCCGGCCGCAACTGGCTGGTCGACCCCGACGTGACGAGCCCGTTCCTCTACCAGGGACTGATCCCGAGCAGCCTGGCCGCCGACGTGGCCGTCCGGCACGGGGCGCACGGCCCGGCGGTGGTCGTCTCCACCGGCTGCACCTCCGGCATCGACGCCATCGGCCACGCCTACCAGCTGCTGGTGGACGGCGAGGCCGAGGTGATGATCACCGGCGCCTCGGACTCCCCGATCTCCCCGGTCACCGTCGCCTCCTTCGACGCCATCAAGGCCACCACCCCGGACAACGACGACCCGGCGCACGCCTCCCGGCCGTTCGACCGGGACCGGCACGGCTTCGTGCTGGGCGAGGGTTGCGCGGTGCTCGTCCTGGAGGAGCTGGAGCACGCCCGCCGGCGCGGCGCCCGGATCTACTGCGAGGTGGTCGGCTACGCCAACCGCGGCAACGCCTTCCACATGACCGGTCTGCGCCCGGACGGCCTGGAGATGTCCGAGGCGATCACCGAGACGCTGCGCCAGTCCCGGCTGAACCCCGAGGACATCGGCTACATCAGCGCCCACGGCTCCGGCACCCGCCAGAACGACCGGCACGAGACCGGCGCCTTCAAGCGCTCGCTCGGCCACGCCGCCTACGGGGTGCCGATCAGCTCGATCAAGTCGATGGTCGGCCACTCGCTGGGCGCGATCGGCGCGATCGAGATGGCCGCCTGCGCGCTGGCCGTCGACCGCGGGGTCGTCCCGCCGACCGCCAACTGGCAGAACCGCGACCCCGAGTGCGACCTCGACTACACGCCCAACACCGCCCGCGAGGTGCGGGTCGGCGCGGCGCTCTCGGTCGGCAGCGGCTTCGGCGGCTTCCAGTCCGCGATGCTCTTCGCCAAGCTGGGGAGGGGCCGATGA
- a CDS encoding cupin domain-containing protein, with the protein MAARNIRIISADDVPANRKRGGETRAVLSPATCGATSGFMGTARLQPGERITEHYHPYSEEFLLLVRGELTLDLDDKPFELFAGQGVLIPKDIRHRLRNTGSEEAFAVFHLGPLAPSPELGHVDTEDGPGTKAEGHIVLGER; encoded by the coding sequence GTGGCCGCCAGGAACATCCGCATCATTTCCGCCGACGACGTCCCCGCCAACCGCAAGCGCGGCGGCGAGACCCGCGCGGTGCTCTCGCCCGCCACCTGCGGCGCGACCTCCGGCTTCATGGGGACCGCGCGGCTCCAGCCGGGCGAGCGGATCACCGAGCACTACCACCCGTACAGCGAGGAGTTCCTGCTGCTCGTCCGCGGCGAGCTGACCCTCGACCTGGACGACAAGCCGTTCGAGCTGTTCGCCGGCCAGGGCGTGCTGATCCCCAAGGACATCCGCCACCGGCTGCGCAACACCGGTTCCGAGGAGGCCTTCGCGGTCTTCCACCTCGGCCCGCTGGCGCCGTCCCCCGAGCTCGGCCACGTCGACACCGAGGACGGCCCGGGCACCAAGGCCGAGGGCCACATAGTGCTGGGGGAGCGATGA
- a CDS encoding quercetin 2,3-dioxygenase — protein MTSQPFVKQPDEGRAIWHVGALLQFKATGAETNGQFWLAEQLSPAGYASPVHLHTREDEFFIVQEGEMVLRIGDDEHKVGPGATVFAPRGIAHQYRVETEGTRFLVLGTPAGFEEWFFRTGEPATSLELPPPLQGPPDFARLLGELAPLGVQLVGPPPGVGGPAGPPR, from the coding sequence GTGACGTCCCAACCGTTCGTGAAGCAGCCCGACGAGGGCCGCGCCATCTGGCACGTGGGCGCGCTGCTCCAGTTCAAGGCGACCGGCGCCGAGACCAACGGGCAGTTCTGGCTCGCCGAGCAGCTCTCCCCGGCGGGTTACGCCTCGCCGGTCCACCTGCACACCCGCGAGGACGAGTTCTTCATCGTCCAGGAGGGTGAGATGGTGCTGCGGATCGGCGACGACGAGCACAAGGTCGGTCCGGGCGCCACGGTCTTCGCGCCGCGCGGCATCGCGCACCAGTACCGGGTGGAGACCGAGGGCACCCGCTTCCTGGTGCTGGGCACCCCGGCCGGCTTCGAGGAGTGGTTCTTCAGGACCGGCGAGCCGGCCACCAGCCTCGAGCTGCCGCCGCCGCTCCAGGGCCCGCCGGACTTCGCCCGGCTGCTCGGCGAGCTGGCGCCGCTCGGGGTGCAGCTGGTCGGGCCGCCGCCCGGCGTCGGCGGGCCCGCCGGGCCGCCCCGCTGA
- a CDS encoding SRPBCC family protein, producing the protein MAGHTENSIVIQAPLKLVWDVTNDVAGWPQLFTEYASAEIVERRGETVRFRLTMHPDEEGRIWSWVSDRTVNVADRTVHAHRVETGPFAYMQIHWRYEELPEGGVRMTWIQDFSMKPVAPVDDQGMTERLNINSPVQLEIIRQKVEALAAGSTAVPAEKE; encoded by the coding sequence ATGGCCGGACACACCGAGAACAGCATCGTCATCCAGGCCCCGCTCAAGCTCGTCTGGGACGTCACCAACGACGTCGCCGGCTGGCCGCAGCTTTTCACCGAGTACGCGTCCGCCGAGATCGTCGAGCGCCGCGGCGAGACCGTCCGGTTCCGGCTCACCATGCACCCGGACGAGGAGGGCCGGATCTGGAGCTGGGTCAGCGACCGCACCGTCAACGTCGCCGACCGCACCGTCCACGCCCACCGGGTGGAGACCGGCCCGTTCGCCTACATGCAGATCCACTGGCGCTACGAGGAGCTGCCCGAGGGCGGCGTCCGGATGACCTGGATCCAGGACTTCTCCATGAAGCCCGTCGCCCCGGTCGACGACCAGGGCATGACCGAGCGGCTGAACATCAACTCGCCCGTGCAGCTGGAGATCATCCGGCAGAAGGTCGAGGCCCTCGCCGCCGGTTCCACCGCCGTCCCCGCCGAGAAGGAGTGA
- a CDS encoding DUF1772 domain-containing protein produces the protein MKDMKDNSDVWLVTSSSVQLGTLWIMKTSILPMLNSLPYDRYVNTCQLIDMHVFHPIAFWNGLATAAVGATKAVRSESKVAKVLYAAGTVGMATVAVASEGVNRPIWRQIERWSPYRDTDAAWRGKRRRWHLAHETRTMGAIGAAACFVLASLI, from the coding sequence ATGAAGGACATGAAGGATAATTCGGACGTCTGGTTGGTTACCTCGTCCAGCGTTCAGCTCGGCACGCTCTGGATCATGAAGACCTCGATCCTGCCGATGCTCAACTCCCTGCCCTACGACCGGTACGTCAACACCTGCCAGCTGATCGACATGCACGTGTTCCACCCGATCGCCTTCTGGAACGGCCTGGCCACCGCCGCTGTCGGCGCCACCAAGGCCGTCCGGTCGGAGAGCAAGGTGGCCAAGGTGCTGTACGCGGCCGGCACCGTCGGCATGGCGACCGTCGCGGTCGCCTCCGAGGGCGTCAACCGGCCGATCTGGCGCCAGATCGAGCGCTGGAGCCCGTACCGCGACACCGATGCCGCGTGGCGCGGCAAGCGCCGCCGCTGGCACCTGGCGCACGAGACCCGGACCATGGGCGCGATCGGCGCGGCGGCCTGCTTCGTGCTCGCCTCGCTCATCTGA
- a CDS encoding amidohydrolase family protein: MTIDVHGHITSPELFRRFPMPPSLVDVDGMVELKAAAGITMSLVGSPVGAGTMVRTPGLDNYRQPLDTLERFHDWLGEQVRARPAALRGYVYTNPLGSDAELAAAAKRLEQDEFVGLMVNSSIEGRFLDTPQADAFFAMAAQYRTPVMLHPPAEPAGAGELDDLRLVEQIARPCDVTLGTAAVLFAGWLEKYPDLRIVAPVCGGGLPLLLERLELARRMPVTFGRPGGAPGGPPGGPPAGVPGGPPPGVGGPGAGGPGGPGGPGTGGPGGPGGPGGPGSGGPGGPGAAPAGPAVPPLAEALRRVYVDTATPSLRAVAAAVDAFGAGNVMFGTDSPPMSAPLDASLNRLNGLGLDPADVARIRHDNAAGLFGLPGAPDAT, encoded by the coding sequence ATGACGATCGATGTGCACGGCCACATCACGTCGCCCGAACTCTTCCGCCGCTTCCCCATGCCGCCGAGCCTCGTCGACGTCGACGGCATGGTGGAGCTCAAGGCGGCGGCCGGGATCACCATGTCCCTGGTCGGCAGTCCCGTCGGCGCGGGCACCATGGTGCGCACGCCCGGGCTGGACAACTACCGCCAGCCGCTGGACACCCTCGAACGCTTCCACGACTGGCTGGGCGAGCAGGTCCGGGCCCGGCCCGCGGCACTGCGCGGCTACGTCTACACCAACCCGCTCGGATCCGACGCCGAACTCGCCGCCGCCGCGAAGCGGTTGGAGCAGGACGAATTCGTCGGGCTGATGGTCAACTCCAGCATCGAGGGCCGGTTCCTGGACACCCCGCAGGCCGACGCCTTCTTCGCGATGGCCGCGCAGTACCGCACCCCGGTGATGCTGCACCCGCCGGCCGAACCGGCCGGGGCCGGGGAGCTCGACGACCTGCGGCTGGTCGAGCAGATCGCCCGGCCGTGCGACGTCACGCTGGGGACGGCCGCGGTGCTGTTCGCCGGGTGGCTGGAGAAGTACCCGGACCTGCGGATCGTCGCCCCGGTCTGCGGCGGCGGGCTGCCGCTGCTGCTGGAGCGGCTGGAGCTGGCCCGGCGGATGCCGGTCACCTTCGGCCGGCCGGGCGGGGCCCCGGGCGGGCCGCCCGGCGGGCCTCCGGCCGGCGTTCCCGGCGGGCCTCCGCCGGGGGTCGGCGGTCCCGGTGCCGGTGGCCCGGGCGGTCCCGGCGGACCGGGGACCGGTGGGCCCGGTGGACCGGGGGGACCGGGCGGACCGGGGTCCGGTGGACCGGGGGGACCGGGCGCCGCGCCGGCCGGGCCCGCCGTGCCGCCGCTGGCCGAGGCCCTGCGCCGGGTCTACGTCGACACCGCGACCCCGAGCCTGCGGGCCGTGGCCGCCGCCGTCGACGCCTTCGGGGCCGGCAACGTCATGTTCGGCACCGACTCCCCGCCGATGAGCGCGCCGCTGGACGCCTCGCTGAACCGGCTGAACGGGCTCGGCCTGGATCCGGCCGACGTCGCGCGGATCCGGCACGACAACGCCGCCGGGCTGTTCGGCCTGCCCGGCGCACCCGACGCCACCTGA
- a CDS encoding acyl carrier protein, with amino-acid sequence MTDHQAGGTTTVVTAEEIENVLITSAGAAPDVFEGSRHVPLEELGLDSLAVLELEAVIADRYGLKVPDGAVALSVDQIVAELQTAGAVG; translated from the coding sequence ATGACCGACCACCAGGCCGGCGGGACGACCACTGTCGTCACCGCGGAGGAGATCGAGAACGTCCTCATCACCAGCGCCGGCGCGGCGCCGGACGTGTTCGAGGGCTCCCGGCACGTCCCCCTGGAGGAGCTCGGCCTCGACTCGCTGGCCGTGCTCGAGCTGGAGGCGGTGATCGCCGACCGTTACGGCCTGAAGGTCCCGGACGGCGCCGTCGCCCTCAGCGTCGACCAGATCGTCGCCGAGCTGCAGACCGCCGGGGCGGTGGGCTGA
- a CDS encoding TetR/AcrR family transcriptional regulator: MSMREQIVDAAERVIRDLGMARCTTKEIAEVAGCSEGTIYRHFRSKEDVFLAVLAERLPGLLPVLRALPEEIGSEGEVRASLQQVAEEALAFYRASMPMLLSVFAEPKLLDRHREWMQANNAGPHRAVELLADYLRRAQRADLVSGDADPVAASQLLLGACYLAAYGGVFAAPGTGSEPLREAEAFVRQLWRTLAPAARSAPAPARGRAKAR, from the coding sequence ATGAGTATGCGCGAGCAGATCGTCGACGCCGCCGAGCGGGTGATCCGTGACCTCGGCATGGCCCGCTGCACCACCAAGGAGATCGCCGAGGTGGCGGGCTGTTCCGAGGGCACCATCTACCGGCACTTCCGGAGCAAGGAGGACGTCTTCCTGGCCGTCCTCGCCGAGCGGCTGCCGGGCCTGCTGCCGGTGCTGCGGGCGCTGCCGGAGGAGATCGGCAGCGAGGGCGAGGTGCGGGCGTCCCTCCAGCAGGTGGCGGAGGAGGCGCTCGCGTTCTACCGCGCGTCGATGCCGATGCTGCTGTCCGTCTTCGCCGAGCCCAAGCTGCTCGACCGCCACCGGGAGTGGATGCAGGCCAACAACGCCGGGCCGCACCGGGCCGTCGAGCTGCTGGCCGACTACCTGCGCCGGGCCCAGCGGGCCGATCTGGTCAGCGGGGACGCGGATCCGGTGGCGGCGTCCCAGCTCCTGCTGGGCGCCTGCTACCTGGCCGCCTACGGGGGCGTGTTCGCCGCCCCGGGCACCGGGTCGGAGCCGCTGCGGGAGGCGGAGGCCTTCGTCCGGCAGCTCTGGCGGACGCTGGCCCCGGCCGCCCGGTCGGCGCCGGCGCCGGCGCGGGGGCGTGCCAAGGCCCGCTGA
- a CDS encoding SDR family oxidoreductase — protein sequence MVGGYGSIGAAVAEDLAAQGARVAVAGRSLKKAEETAERLAPLAARGGTVVPHAVDVADRADVDRLVAAVTADWGGVDVLVNCASALVTVGAEDISEEDWRTIVDTNLLGAFWLSQSVGRAMIAAGGGRIVHLSSVRGKFGARRGFSAYGASKAGLDLLVKQLASEWGRHGIAVNAVAPGFVRTDFVQENASNPEFMRMVLGRIPLGRTAELHEVADAVTFLASPRAGFISGQVLYVDGGVTTSQ from the coding sequence CTGGTCGGCGGCTACGGCAGCATCGGTGCCGCCGTCGCCGAGGACCTCGCCGCCCAGGGCGCCCGGGTCGCGGTGGCCGGCCGTTCGCTGAAGAAGGCCGAGGAGACCGCCGAACGGCTCGCGCCGCTGGCCGCCCGCGGCGGCACCGTGGTGCCGCACGCCGTGGACGTCGCCGACCGCGCCGACGTGGACCGGCTGGTGGCGGCCGTGACCGCCGACTGGGGCGGCGTCGACGTCCTGGTGAACTGCGCCAGCGCGCTGGTCACCGTCGGCGCCGAGGACATCTCCGAGGAGGACTGGCGCACCATCGTCGACACCAACCTGCTGGGCGCCTTCTGGCTCTCCCAGTCGGTCGGCCGGGCGATGATCGCGGCCGGCGGTGGCCGGATCGTCCATCTCTCCTCGGTGCGCGGCAAGTTCGGCGCCCGGCGCGGCTTCAGCGCGTACGGCGCCAGCAAGGCCGGCCTGGACCTGCTGGTCAAGCAGCTGGCCTCGGAATGGGGCCGGCACGGGATCGCGGTCAACGCGGTCGCCCCCGGCTTCGTCCGCACCGACTTCGTCCAGGAGAACGCGAGCAACCCGGAGTTCATGCGGATGGTGCTCGGCCGGATCCCGCTCGGCCGCACCGCCGAACTGCACGAGGTGGCCGACGCGGTCACCTTCCTCGCCTCGCCGCGGGCCGGCTTCATCAGCGGCCAGGTGCTGTACGTGGACGGCGGCGTCACCACCAGCCAGTGA
- a CDS encoding ester cyclase translates to MTSSSESVVEANKALIRNLTERAFNDGDLSAIGDRFAEDYVVHAPGLPPMPPGPDSFREAVLLWRNAFPDVHVTVEDVAGDGDRVYARFTTRGTHQGQLFDIPPTGKPVTVHEMSCHRIVDGRVVESWIGDNVPRILLDIGAIQPVGRPQH, encoded by the coding sequence ATGACCTCGTCCAGCGAGAGCGTGGTGGAGGCCAACAAGGCCCTCATCCGCAACCTGACCGAGCGGGCGTTCAACGACGGCGACCTCTCCGCCATCGGTGACCGCTTCGCCGAGGACTACGTGGTGCACGCCCCCGGCCTGCCCCCGATGCCCCCCGGCCCGGACTCCTTCCGGGAGGCCGTGCTGCTCTGGCGCAACGCCTTCCCGGACGTCCACGTGACCGTGGAGGACGTGGCCGGCGACGGTGACCGGGTCTACGCCCGGTTCACCACCCGCGGCACCCACCAGGGGCAGCTGTTCGACATCCCGCCGACCGGCAAGCCGGTCACCGTGCACGAGATGTCCTGCCACCGGATCGTCGACGGCCGCGTCGTCGAGTCCTGGATCGGCGACAACGTGCCCCGGATCCTGCTCGACATCGGCGCCATCCAGCCGGTCGGCCGCCCGCAGCACTGA
- a CDS encoding LLM class flavin-dependent oxidoreductase: protein MKIGIGLPTSLAGAAGADVVAWARLAEQAGYSTLGTIDRLVHTSWEPLTTLAAAAAVTERIGLATSILISPLRNNTALLAKQAATVDRLSGGRLTLGMAVGSRPDDFEVGQVEKAGRGARTGTQVAELRRHWADAQSGREPSVGPAPIRPNGPELILGGHSPAALARAARLGDGWIGGGTGPIMFAQGAQALREQWAAEGREGAPRLVALAYFALGADGTKHTEGYLRSYYRDAGPFVEHILRGAADNPGKLRGLVGKYAESGCDELLLMPCAGDLGQVEAAAQVLGLQG, encoded by the coding sequence ATGAAGATCGGAATCGGACTCCCCACCTCGCTGGCCGGTGCGGCCGGCGCCGACGTGGTCGCCTGGGCCCGGCTCGCCGAACAGGCCGGCTACTCCACTCTCGGCACCATCGACCGTCTGGTGCACACCAGTTGGGAACCGCTCACCACGCTGGCCGCGGCCGCCGCGGTGACCGAGCGGATCGGCCTGGCGACCAGCATCCTGATCTCCCCGCTGCGCAACAACACCGCGCTGCTGGCCAAGCAGGCGGCCACCGTGGACCGGCTCTCCGGCGGCCGGCTCACCCTCGGCATGGCGGTCGGCTCGCGTCCGGACGACTTCGAGGTCGGCCAGGTGGAGAAGGCCGGCCGCGGTGCCCGGACCGGCACCCAGGTGGCCGAGCTGCGGCGGCACTGGGCCGACGCGCAGTCCGGCCGGGAGCCCTCGGTCGGACCGGCTCCGATCCGGCCGAACGGGCCGGAGCTGATCCTCGGCGGGCACTCCCCGGCCGCGCTGGCCCGGGCGGCCCGGCTGGGCGACGGGTGGATCGGCGGCGGCACCGGACCGATCATGTTCGCGCAGGGCGCCCAGGCGCTGCGCGAGCAGTGGGCGGCCGAGGGCCGGGAAGGGGCGCCCCGGCTGGTGGCGCTCGCCTACTTCGCGCTCGGCGCGGACGGCACCAAGCACACCGAGGGCTACCTGCGGTCGTACTACCGCGACGCCGGGCCGTTCGTCGAGCACATCCTGCGCGGCGCGGCCGACAACCCCGGCAAGCTGCGCGGACTGGTCGGCAAGTACGCCGAGTCGGGCTGCGACGAGCTGTTGCTGATGCCCTGTGCCGGGGACCTCGGCCAGGTCGAGGCGGCGGCCCAGGTGCTGGGCCTCCAGGGCTGA
- a CDS encoding SchA/CurD-like domain-containing protein encodes MSTWHALYYPLLPGSEDIVKDLFRKSGRPDFDVKSPDGTVVGKLLGTQAFVGKELAVRVIEIEGPLPLVAAHMSQQPAVREFERELEKHLAVPRDMTSREGAQAFFRLASMENVLSRRHDQPLEGE; translated from the coding sequence ATGAGCACGTGGCACGCGCTGTACTACCCGCTGCTTCCGGGCAGCGAGGACATCGTCAAGGACCTGTTCCGCAAGAGCGGCCGCCCGGACTTCGACGTCAAGAGCCCCGACGGCACCGTGGTCGGCAAGCTCCTCGGCACCCAGGCCTTCGTCGGCAAGGAACTGGCCGTCCGGGTGATCGAGATCGAGGGCCCGCTGCCGCTGGTCGCCGCGCACATGAGCCAGCAGCCCGCCGTCCGCGAGTTCGAGCGCGAGCTGGAGAAGCACCTCGCCGTCCCGCGCGACATGACCAGCCGCGAGGGCGCGCAGGCGTTCTTCCGGCTGGCCTCGATGGAGAACGTGCTCTCCCGCCGCCACGACCAGCCGCTCGAAGGCGAGTGA
- a CDS encoding TcmI family type II polyketide cyclase produces the protein MHRTLIIARMLPGAEGDVARVFGESDQTELPRLAGVTHRSLYKLGDAYVHLLETDDPGQEAVDAARRHPEFARVSERLTPFISPYLPTWRSPQDAVAQCFYTWESGTGGR, from the coding sequence ATGCACCGCACACTGATCATCGCCCGGATGCTGCCCGGCGCGGAGGGCGACGTCGCCCGCGTGTTCGGTGAGTCCGACCAGACCGAACTTCCGCGTCTCGCCGGCGTCACCCACCGCTCGCTGTACAAGCTCGGCGATGCCTACGTCCACCTGCTGGAGACCGACGACCCGGGTCAGGAGGCGGTCGACGCCGCCCGCCGCCACCCGGAGTTCGCCCGGGTCAGCGAACGGCTCACCCCGTTCATCTCCCCCTACCTGCCCACCTGGCGTTCGCCGCAGGACGCGGTCGCCCAGTGCTTCTACACCTGGGAGTCCGGCACCGGCGGTCGGTGA